TATTTAAATCACGGATACTATTTACGAAACAGCAGCTAACGAAGCCCAAAGAAGGCCCTAGTAATTTCCAGTTTATCTTGACCAAACTGCAACTTTGGATGCTAGTGAGTGAACGTGCGAGCTAACCCACCATGACAACGGCGAAGATGTCGGCGTCCTTCCCCGCGCCAGCAGCAGCCAGCTGCACCTCAACAGGCTCCGGAACCGCGGCATCCTCTACCACCTCCTCCGCCTCGGCTTCCACCGGAGCGGGCgcctcctcggcggcggcgaAGATGCGCCAGTTGCGGGGCGCGGACGCGGTGACGGAGAGAGAAGTGCTCGCAGGGAGGAAGGCGGCGGTGTGGAGGAGTGGGGTTCTCGAGGGGAGGAGGCGGAGAGGGAGCGTGGCGGTGGCCATGGACGGGGCGCGGGACGATGGCGAGGGGGAACGACGGATACTGGACTGGAGGGTTTTCGGACGAAGAGGGGAGTGGGATAATATTGTGGATAGGAAGAAATCGCGTGCTCGGATACCAACGGCTGgcatatttttctttttcttttactCACACGCtcatactccttctattcctaaatataagacttTTTAAAGATTCGACTATGGAttacatacgaatgtatatagacatattttaaagtgtagattcactaaTTTCACTCTATATGTAGAATATAGTGTAATCTttaaaaggtcttatatttaggaacggagggaatacattttttttgaacttaacAAAAAATTTATTTGTCACAGCCTTTCTAGCTACTAAGTGAGTTGCTGACTTAACATGGGGATCTCGTCTGAAACAACATGCAAAATAAAGTCTGGGGGCATAAGACGCCACACCGAATCTAGCTTATTTGTCACAGCCTCCCTAGCTACTAAGTGAGCTGCTGAATTAACCTCACGTCTAACCCATGACACCTTCCATCTCTCTCGTGATGCCAGCAGCTACTTCACTTCCTCCACGATCGGTCCCAGCGGCGATAAGTCCCTGTCCCTGCTCTGGAGCTTACATACGATCTCTCGGCAATCCGTTTCAATGTGTAAGTTGGGTATGTCGAGCTCTCCCGCCATAACAGCTGCATCTCTGCATGCCTGAAGCTCAACTCTCGCTGGGCTGTTGCACATTGGGAGAAAGTGACATGCAACACTCATATATGCACCCTCATGGTTCCGGAATATCACTCCAGTGTCGCCATCATCGCCCACCCTCATCGTTGCACCATCTACGTTGGCCTTCACCCACCCCTCCTCTGGTGGTCTCCATTTCTCCCTAACCTCGGTTCTGGCTGGTTTGAAATTCCGCCCATGAATGGACTGCCATTCCCCCATTAGATTGAAGACCCTCCTCGCGATTACATCCCCTTCCTCAATCCTCTGTCCATCTCGTGCATTGTTCCTTGCTAACCAGAGCGCATATGCCCCCTGCACAAGGACATCACGTTCGTCATCCGATGCGTCCGCGAACCACGAAAGTAGACATCTCGACAAAGCACTCTGGGAGCTGACTGACTCCGGTGGGATCGCCACCGGCACCCCCAATTCTGAATGCATTATCTTCCAAAATTTTGCTGAATGGTAGCAGCCCCAGAATCTGTGGTAATTTGTTTCCTCTCGACCGCAAGCCGTACAGAAGACACCTGCCTTGATTTTCGTCCTCAGTAGCTTCGACCCCACTGCTAGCCCGTTTCGGATCAGCCTCCACATATGTGTTTTGACCTTACCTGGTGCGATCGTATCCCACAAGCTCAGCCAAGATTTGTGATCAGCCACCGAAGAAGAAGACTCTGGTCGACCCGAGCGGAGCCGTTTCTGGCTCATGCGTAAGTGATAAGCCGACCGGACGGTGAAAACCCCATTCTTGGTATAATTCCAAGCCTGATAGTCCTCCATCTTTGGCCCACCAACCGGGATTTGCATGATCTCTCGTGCCTCATCGGGGGAGAACATTGCCTGCACCTTGTTTACATCCCACGCATAGCCATTTGCTTCAAAGAGGTCACTGACTCGCGTTATCCCATTGATGTAGCTTTGGCCCAGTGGCTTCAAGCTACCTTTCCTAGGAATCCAGTTATCATGGTGCACTTTGATTTTGGAATTGTCGCCAATCCTCCATATCAGCCCGTCTCTGAGTAGGTCTCGCCCGTGCAATATGCTCCTAAAAGTATAAGAGCCCCCACTTGGGCATGTAGCATTAACAACAGATCCATCCACATAATACCGGGCTTTCAAGACCCTCACACATAACGAGTTTGGCTCCTGGAATAATCTACACGCTTGTTTGGCAAGCATAGCTTGATTAAACGCCTCTGGGTCCCTAAAACCCATCCCACCTTCTTGCTTTCTCGTGCACATTTTGTCCCATGCTATCCAATGCACATTCtttttaccatttgcctcaccCCACCAGAAGTTAGAAGAAATAGATGACAGGTTCCCGCCCATTTTCTTCGTGAGTTGAAAACAACTCATGGTAAAAGTTGGTGTAGATTGCAGCCCGGACTTAACGAGCACCTCTCTCGCAGTCTTGGATAGTCCTTGTCCTTTCCACCCAGAGACCTTCCCTCTTACACTCCCCTTGACATATTTAAACGTTCCATCCTTTGATCTCCCCACCACCGTAGGCGGTCCCAGATATCTTTCACTCAGGGCCTCCTCCACAACTCCCAGCACTTGTTTGAGTTCCTCTTTGTTTTCTTCAGATGTTCCTTTCCCAAAGAAAATTGCAGATTTCTGAAGATTGACTTTCTGCCCCGAGGCAGCCTCATAATCCTGTAGGATGGATCGAAGTGCCTCAAAATTCTCACGTGAGCCCTCAGCGAAAACCACACTATCATCAACAAAGAGTAAGTGAGTTACTGTTGGTCCGCTACTCCCAAAACCCAAACCCTTGATGTTCTTCTCCCTTTGTGCATGATTCAAAAGCGCCGAGAAACCCTCCACGCAGAATAAAAAGAGATATGGTGAGAGGGGATCACCCTGTCTTAGCCCTCTGGTAGGGTTAAACCGATGAGAGAGTCCACCGTTCAACTTGACAGAGAAAGTTGCTGATTTCACACACCTCATAACCATCTCCGTCCAGTGACCAGAGAAACCAATTTTCAGCAACATCTTCTCAAGAAAATCCCACTCCACTCTATCGTAGGCCTTCATCATGTCCAGCTTTACCGCGCACATAGGCTTCTTTCTTTTCCTCTTCCTGATTGCATGTACACACTCATAGACCACTAGTACATTATCCGTTATTAGCCTACCTGGCACAAACGCGCTTTGTTCGTCAGATATCATGAAAGGAAGCACAACGTTAAGGCGGTTGGCCAGTGTCTTTGCCGCTATCTTATAAAGAACATTACATAGACTAATTAGGCGAAACTGTGACAGTAACTCTGGTGAGTTTACTTTTAGGATCATTACAATGACTGTATCATTAAAACCATTCAGAGCTTCCTTCCCCGCCAAGAACTCTCGAACTGCACCACAGACATCGTTCTTTACCAACTGTCGGTGCCGTTGGTAGAACATGGCTGGTAAGCCATCCGGCCCCGGAGCCTTTGTGGGCCCCATTTGGAAGAGGGTCGCCTCTATCTCCTCGTCTGTGAAGGGTGCAAcaagttttccattcatctcatCTGTAACAGCTCTCACAATATGTTGCAGTACCCTTTCACCATTTGTCGACCCTTCAGAAGCAAACAGATGAGCATAGAATTGTGCTGCCATTATGCGCATACCCTCATCATCTGTGCATTTGGTCCCATCCTCCCTCTTTAGGGCCTTGACCGTGTTCTTCCGTCTGCGGTGCGAGGCTCGGTTTTGGAAATACCAAGTGTTCTGGTCCCCTTCTGTAAGCCAATCGACCCTCGATCTCTGCTTGTAGTACACCTCCTCACGCTCGAACAGCTCATGCAGTTGGTCCTCTATCTCCTTTACCTCTTGTCCGTAGTTGGACCTTGCAGCTCGCTCCTTAGTATCTACCAATTGTCGCTTCAAATGAGCGATCTGTTTTTTAATGTACACAAAAACTCTTTGGCTCCACGCATGCATGGCACCTGATGTGGTCCTCAGCCGGCTGCATGCAGACTCGAGCTCCCCTTCTTGTTGATTGGCTGCATGGGCCTCCTCCCATGGAGTGGCCACCATCTCCTCGTAACCCTCATGCCGTGCCCACGCGGCCTCATATATGAAAGGACGCTGACCCTTTGCCGTCGTCTCAACCTGTGTCGTCAACGCTTTAATGATAAGCGCTTGGTGGTCAGACTCTTCCGTCATAATGTGTTGCACGTCGACCGCTGGGAAAACCTGCGCAAACTCTGCATTGCACGTCGCTCTGTCAAGCCACACTTGAATGTTATCATCCGCACTCTCGTTTGTTATCCCACATAAACGGGTATCCCGAGAATCCCAGGTCCGCTAGTCTGTAGTTGGACAAGCAGTTCTCAAAAAGTGCCATTTGTTTCAGAGACCTCGGATTACCCCCTGTTGTTCGTTTTGTCGAAGGGCTTCACTAAAATCACCCGTGCAGAGCCACGGGAGATTGTCTTGTGCTCGGAGGTAACGGAGAATTTCCCTTTGTTCTCTTTTCGATGCTTGGCTCCCCATAGATTCCAGTGAATCTAAAGGTAACCCCCTCGTATACAACCTTAGCATCTATATAGTATTGGCACCATGGCCGTACTATAACTTCAACATGATCCCTCCACCATAGTGCTAGGCCTCTGCTTTTACCCTTGCAATCCACCGCAATACCTTGGCTGAAACCCATGCTCCACTTAAGCCTCTCCATTGCCCCTGCCTTTTTTTAGTTTTCGATAAGAACACCACCGCTGGGTTGTATGACCTAATTAGGTCCCGCAATTCGCCAACTGCCGAGTCCAACCCCAACCCTCGGCAGTTCCAGGCTAAGATGATCATTGCGCCTGGCGGCCCTGCGCCTAGCAGGGACCGCCATTCTAGTATCAGCTTCTGAAATACGATCAAACACATAGCCTGTCTTCTGTCTAGTGTCACGAATAAAAGCATCATATCCCTCTTGCTTGACTCCCCCTTTTTTGCTACCCACACCTATCACGGATGCCTCTTTCTCATGATTGGGATGGTTTGGGAGCTGTCTCCCTTTCCCCTATTCTCCTCATGATCTTGACGCGGCTTCCTGACATAGTATCCTCTTTTCCTCTCTGTGGGGTAGTGGGGTTTGTATCCATaccttccctctctctctctgtcagCAGCACCACTGTCCCAACGCCTTCTTTCCTCATGCATCGCCCATTCATACTCTCTCTGCCGCTGTTGCATTTTGAGTTGTTCCCTTAGATCCACTCCTTCTTTCCCCCAATCTCATGTCTGAGGTCCCTCTCTTCTATCCACTCACCCCTGAACTTATATTTATTGGGGCTTTGCGCTGCCCGCCAGTGCGGGAGCTTTCCGGCCTGTCAAAATCCGCTTTCAGACCATGCTTTGTTGGGATGTCTCTAATACGAGCGGTGCCTTCCTGCTCCTTGTTGTTTCCATCAGATTGTGAACTGACGAAACTGCTACTGTTGTTCATCTTTCCACCCTTAGTCTCATTCTTGGAGCCAGTGCTCCTTCCCGGTGAGGCCCTCAGCCACCCCCCCACTGCGATGACTTGTCGACATGAGGTTCACATCGCCCATCCACATGCACTAGCCTCCCACACTCGAAACAAAAATGTGGAACCTTTTCATAATGGAAGGCAAACCAGGTGCCAGTTTTGTCCTCTTGGGATGATTTAAGGAAGAAACCACGAACCAAGGGCTCGTATATTGATATCCTAGCCCTAACTCGCAGCTGATCACCTCTGGCTACACCATCTTTATCCACATCCACCTTGACAACCTCACCCAACCAGTTACCCAAAGCTCTGCCAAACACTTCAGTTCTCTTTCCCGGTGGCAGATCTATCACTCTGACCCAAACATCCATCTTGTCAAACACCATCTCTGAGGGCCGTATGTTGCTCTCATACTCCTTCAACACCAATACATTGAAATCATACTGCCATGGCCCATTAGACATTGCATGTCTCTAGTCACCTTCGCTGTCGAAGTGGACTGCAAAGATGTTATCGCCCATGTCTCGAAATTTTGCCTCATGGTGCAGTCCCCAAGCCCTTTGCATCATCCTCTCGAGCACCGTCCTGTTTTGCGGTCGCGGGGAGAACGACTTCCCCACCGCCGACCACTTTGCGTTTTTCGGCAGGATCTGATCTGGATCATCAAAGACGAGCCCTTCCGCCTCCTTATCCAGTAGAACCATCCCTCCCAGTCTCGCCGAGAGGC
The sequence above is a segment of the Aegilops tauschii subsp. strangulata cultivar AL8/78 chromosome 6, Aet v6.0, whole genome shotgun sequence genome. Coding sequences within it:
- the LOC141025950 gene encoding uncharacterized protein, translating into MVATPWEEAHAANQQEGELESACSRLRTTSGAMHAWSQRVFVYIKKQIAHLKRQLVDTKERAARSNYGQEVKEIEDQLHELFEREEVYYKQRSRVDWLTEGDQNTWYFQNRASHRRRKNTVKALKREDGTKCTDDEGMRIMAAQFYAHLFASEGSTNGERVLQHIVRAVTDEMNGKLVAPFTDEEIEATLFQMGPTKAPGPDGLPAMFYQRHRQLVKNDVCGAVREFLAGKEALNGFNDTVIVMILKVNSPELLSQFRLISLCNVLYKIAAKTLANRLNVVLPFMISDEQSAFVPGRLITDNVLVVYECVHAIRKRKRKKPMCAVKLDMMKAYDRVEWDFLEKMLLKIGFSGHWTEMVMRCVKSATFSVKLNGGLSHRFNPTRGLRQGDPLSPYLFLFCVEGFSALLNHAQREKNIKGLGFGSSGPTVTHLLFVDDSVVFAEGSRENFEALRSILQDYEAASGQKVNLQKSAIFFGKGTSEENKEELKQVLGVVEEALSERYLGPPTVVGRSKDGTFKYVKGSVRGKVSGWKGQGLSKTAREVLVKSGLQSTPTFTMSCFQLTKKMGGNLSSISSNFWWGEANGKKNVHWIAWDKMCTRKQEGGMGFRDPEAFNQAMLAKQACRLFQEPNSLCVRVLKARYYVDGSVVNATCPSGGSYTFRSILHGRDLLRDGLIWRIGDNSKIKVHHDNWIPRKGSLKPLGQSYINGITRVSDLFEANGYAWDVNKVQAMFSPDEAREIMQIPVGGPKMEDYQAWNYTKNGVFTVRSAYHLRMSQKRLRSGRPESSSSVADHKSWLSLWDTIAPGKVKTHMWRLIRNGLAVGSKLLRTKIKAGVFCTACGREETNYHRFWGCYHSAKFWKIMHSELGVPVAIPPESVSSQSALSRCLLSWFADASDDERDVLVQGAYALWLARNNARDGQRIEEGDVIARRVFNLMGEWQSIHGRNFKPARTEVREKWRPPEEGWVKANVDGATMRVGDDGDTGVIFRNHEGAYMSVACHFLPMCNSPARVELQACRDAAVMAGELDIPNLHIETDCREIVCKLQSRDRDLSPLGPIVEEVK